The segment ACCTCCAGCATCATCAACGGTTGTACTCAAGAAACCCAGACAGAAGAGCAAAGACCCCGAGCCAGAACAGGTAAGGATGTCTTAGGTTCTTAGTTGTTCACGAGCCCGATACTTGCCTCACTTGCTGTTGGCACCGGGTGCACGACACCATTGTGGATTTCAAGGATTTCTTGACAGGGAGTTGCTTTTTTGTTATGCTGCTGACAGCGGTTAGGACTGTCAGGAGGTGAGCGCCCTGGAAGACCTATCTGAAATCGAAAGACTGACCCATCACAGAGACCATCTTAAAGCCGAAATCGCCAAGATTGGCGACATGCGTCCCGGTTCACTTATTCCCCGCTTTCGCAAGTGCGGGAAACCGACCTGCCACTGTGCAAGGGAGGGATCGACAGGACATGGGCCAAGCTGGTCGTTGACCAGGGAAGTAAAGGGTAAGACAGTCACTAAGATCATTCCCTCAGATGCTGCCGTGGAGACCACAAAACAACAGTTATCGGAGTTTAAGCGATTTCGTAAGTTGAGCCGTGAACTCATAGAAGTCAGCGATAAACTATGTGATACCAAACTTGCGGAAGCCAAGGCCGAAGCGGGGGCAACGGCCAAAAAGGGGGCATCGAAAACGAGATCGAAGCTGAGGTCACCAGGGAACTCAACACCCTCTTGAGTCCGGCCATCGCTAGCGGGCTCGACCTGGAAAACCTAGAGACTGAGGCGAGGAGAATTGCTCTCCGCACCGCCGCTAGATTCCTGGAAGATAAACTTAACAACGATCATTCAGACCATGCAGGGGAGAGGATACCCTGCATTTTTTGTGGTCAGGATGCCCGCCACATTGAGCGGCGGCCCAAGACCTTCACTACCACTTTGGGCGACATCATCCTCGCCCGTTCCTACTACTACTGCCCCGCCTGCGGTAACGGTTGGTGCCCGAGAGATTGGGCACTGGGCTTCAGTGATTCTTCATTGTCACCGGGGGTGACCCGCATGATCGCCCTGGTAGCGTCGGCAGGCTCTTTCCTGGAGGGCTCCAGACTCCTGGCCGAATTGGCCGGGATCTTCGTTGGCGCCAAGCAGGTTGAACGCACAGCCAAAAAACTCGGCGTCACCATTGCCGCCGATGAGGTGGCCGTCGTCGAGGAAAAACCGAACCCGAGCGATATCATGTACGCCGGGGTGGACGGAACCGGTATCCCTATGCGCCCGAACGAGGTGGCCGACAGACCCGGCAAGCAGGCCGACGGGTCATCGAAGACCAGGGAGGTCAAGCAGTGCGTTGTCTGGACCGCCGATGATCGGGACGACGAGGACAATCCGGTGCGCGACCCGGGATCGGTGAGCTATTCAGCCGCCATAGAAAGCTGCGCCTGGGATAACACCTGCAAAAACACCCCGCCTTTCGCCCTTCGGGTCGAACGGGAATTGAAGAGGCGCGGTTTCTTCCTCGCCCGGCGCCAGGTCTTCATCGG is part of the Bacillota bacterium genome and harbors:
- a CDS encoding DUF6788 family protein, translating into MSALEDLSEIERLTHHRDHLKAEIAKIGDMRPGSLIPRFRKCGKPTCHCAREGSTGHGPSWSLTREVKGKTVTKIIPSDAAVETTKQQLSEFKRFRKLSRELIEVSDKLCDTKLAEAKAEAGATAKKGASKTRSKLRSPGNSTPS
- a CDS encoding ISKra4 family transposase, whose protein sequence is MSPAIASGLDLENLETEARRIALRTAARFLEDKLNNDHSDHAGERIPCIFCGQDARHIERRPKTFTTTLGDIILARSYYYCPACGNGWCPRDWALGFSDSSLSPGVTRMIALVASAGSFLEGSRLLAELAGIFVGAKQVERTAKKLGVTIAADEVAVVEEKPNPSDIMYAGVDGTGIPMRPNEVADRPGKQADGSSKTREVKQCVVWTADDRDDEDNPVRDPGSVSYSAAIESCAWDNTCKNTPPFALRVERELKRRGFFLARRQVFIGDGAPWIWNLASMIVPEAIQIVDLYHAKEHLSQLASSIFGVDTDLARKWAADRHHELESGNLDALLQAIHCQNTHDGDIGSMASREFEYFSNNRQRMRYDYFRSLGLCVGSGVVESGCKVVITQRLKRSGMFWSLKGANAIIALRCSLFSNTFDDFWARFRANNYMGTRKALLS